Genomic segment of Candidatus Thorarchaeota archaeon:
GGTATCAAACCCAGTTATTTGAGGTACCGAAGTGGCGTGCGAGTTTCGGAATAAGCAATCTACTGAAATCTCTTGAAGCAGGGGAAGCATACTCAGCTCGCAAATACCGATGTGAGCATAGAGGATGAAATAAATGGGATAATCTCACTTCTGCCAAACAACTCGAGGAATCCTCACAGAGAAAGCGCCTACGAACAAACATCTCTGAGAGAGACCAATAAACGTGTACGAAACGCAGAAGATGATGTGTTTCTCTGTCAACGGAATTTCAAACTGAAGGATTAGATGGGACTACAGGGCTATCCTTGAACTGGAATCTTTCCCGACTGATTGTTCGACATCTATATGTGCACCAGGTAATAGAACAATGTTCCACCAAAGAACGAGTAAAACCAATGCGGGGCAGTCAGCAACATCATCCTCCTCGAATGTATGGTGAAATATCCCTTGCCAGTTCCTGCATCAATGTATCTGCAGGATCACAAAAATCCAGGCGCAAAAGCACCTTGACCAGCAAAACGATTGAAATATGGAATCGGCTGTAGCGGAACCATTTTTCAAAAAAAAAAGAAAATGTGGAGCACCTTTCAGTGCTCCGTCAAACCAAGAACCTACTCTTCGGTACACTTCTTTTTCAGAAGCTCCCAGTCCTCATTGACCCATTCCTGAATCTGTTCGCGGAAATCTTCCCAACGGTCAGTGAACAGGTGCTTGAACTGGCCCTGTGGTTTCATGTATTCCTCAATCGGTTTGAGTTCCTTGAGCCGCTTGCTGGGAGTTGACAGGTTGTATTCTTCGCCATTGACAATCTCGTAAAGCGGATGCATGCCGGTCTCCACAGCTAACTTGGACAATTCGATACTCTTGGAGCTCTCAGATCTCCACCCTCGCGGACATGGGGATATTGCATGAATGAATGCGGGTCCATCGACTTCCAGCGCTTTTCTGAACTTCTTGATGAAGTCACGCCAGTAATACGGAGACACGGTAGCAGCGTAGGGAATCTTGTGTGCTGCTACAATTTCTGTAATCGGCTTCTTGCGCTGAGTCTTTCCAGGCAATTCTGAACCGGCCCAGCTTGTGGTTGTCTCCTGACCAGGGAATGTACCTCCTGAACGCTGGATACCAGTGTTCTGATACGCACCGTTGTCGTAGACCATGTACACAAAATCATGGTCTCGCTCCAGTGCTCCGCTCAGAGAACCGAAACCAATGTCAAAAGTTCCACCGTCACCGCCAATAGCAACGACATCCACATGTTCATCCTTGTAGCGACCTTTCTCCCTCATGACCTCGATGGCTTCGAAAGCACCTGATGCTACAGCAGATGCGTTCTCGAATGCCACATGAATCCAGGGAATTTTCCATGCCGTGTATGGATAAATCGTGGTCGCAACCTCAAGACACCCTGTTGCCTCACAGACAATAGTGGGTCCTCGAAGCGCTTGACCCATGAGTCTCACTATTACCGGCGCTGCACACCCTGCGCACATGCGGTGCCCAGAGGAAAGTATCTCGTCAGTCTCTAACATATCTTTGAGTTTCGTAGCCATTTACTTACGCACCCCCAGTGTTTCGTACAGTGGAGCTTCACCTTTTTCGAGGTACTCCTCTGTCTTTCGTATTCCATCAACAATGGTCGTTGGTGGAACATCTCGCCCGCCTAGTCCGACGACAAAATCAGCAACCATCGGACGTTCATCTAAGTCATAAAGTGCTGTTCGCACTTCAAGTGCAAGCGGATTGCTTGCCGCACCAAAGGAACGACATTTCTCGAATACTGCAACCGCTTTTGCACCGGCGAGAATCTCTCGAATCTCCTCGGTTGGG
This window contains:
- a CDS encoding pyruvate ferredoxin oxidoreductase (catalyzes the formation of acetyl-CoA from pyruvate and coenzyme A) translates to MATKLKDMLETDEILSSGHRMCAGCAAPVIVRLMGQALRGPTIVCEATGCLEVATTIYPYTAWKIPWIHVAFENASAVASGAFEAIEVMREKGRYKDEHVDVVAIGGDGGTFDIGFGSLSGALERDHDFVYMVYDNGAYQNTGIQRSGGTFPGQETTTSWAGSELPGKTQRKKPITEIVAAHKIPYAATVSPYYWRDFIKKFRKALEVDGPAFIHAISPCPRGWRSESSKSIELSKLAVETGMHPLYEIVNGEEYNLSTPSKRLKELKPIEEYMKPQGQFKHLFTDRWEDFREQIQEWVNEDWELLKKKCTEE